GTTATCCAAAACGACTTATGGACAAGCTGCTAAAAAGAGAAACCGACTGTTTGGAGCACATTAACAACGAATTCAAGCCGGCACAAAATAATTATGTTCCACAATTGCAAATCGAAGCCAATCCACAGATTCCGTTTATTGCCAATTGTTTAGAGATGCAAGAGAGTCAGGAAGAAGGTCGGTtggttcatttttgtttttgtgaagactTTTCACTGACCAGCTAAATCCTCTTCAGGGCGATACATTACAACGAATATTGAGCTGAGTCCTGGCGAAGTAGTAGCAATCGAAGAACCGTACGCTGTGTATTTACAAAATACCAGCCGATACCACAGATGTACCAACTGTCTCGCTGAGAATAATCTCAATTTGATTCCGTGTCCACTCTGCACCAATGCCATGTTCTGTTCAGAGGGTTGCTTGAAGCAAGCCTACGAGGAGCATCACCAATTTGAGTGTCCCATTATCGACTGTCTAGCGAcactttttaataaaatacacATGACCGCCTTACGAGTCACACTGAAGGCTTTGCAGTCATTTGAATCGATCGACGAGATGATGCAATTTTGTAGAGAAAACGAATCTTCAAATGCAACGACATTTTCGTTGGATCATACCAGGAACTTAAGTGCTTTGGAGCGTTACAAACCGATCCATTGTTTAGcaacaaatgaagaaaaacgaaaagcaTCCGATCTATTTCAAAGAGCTACCATCGCTGCTGTGTTGAAGAATCAGTTGCTGAAACACACCAAACTGAAGGACATCCTAACAACCGACGACAGTCAATCGGCattcgttgaaattttgtacCGACATTTACAGACTGCTCCGACAAACTTTCACACATTAGATTTAGCGGAGACACCGTCAATGGCCGGAATAGAATACGCCAACGGTGCCTATCCATTTTGTAGTTTGCTTAATCACTCGTGTGCTCCAAATATTTGTCGAATGTCAATCGGCCGAAAAATGATGGTATTCGCGTTGCGCGTGATTCAACGGGGAGAACAATTGTTCGATAATTACGGGTAGGATTGGTGATGATCCTTGTGATCTTCTGACTGACcaacaatcttttttttttctccttcagCTACCATCACTGTATGATGACGAAAGAAAACCGTCAAGAATCATTGATGTTCCAAtacaattttacatgtaattgcTGTGCATGTCGTAACGACTATGGCACCATAATAGAATTGCCAATGGCTCCGAATATGCCGGATATTCATTCGGATAGGGATATAGAGAAATTGACTTTACTGGATGAGGAATTCGCCTCGAACAATCTGAAACGATATTGTCAATACTTGAAGAATTTCGACAGTCACTATCCTTGTCGGCAAATCGCTGAGGctcaagaaaatttgaaaatgtgccTGCACATCTTAGTGGCGAACTACTCACTGAAGGCAAAGCCGGAAAGATTTTAGAGTTTTTATGAAGTATCAATCATGCCAATGAAATGGAAATCTCATGTCGAAATTACGACAATAAATAGGGAAAATAAACGTCTTCGACAAACAAATGTGGAGTTTCTTTAAGAACTAGAAAACTGTAGAAATACGAATGGAAGACTCAAATTTATGGTAACGTGAAGGATTCTTctgacaattttgttttataatataattttaatcACTAGTAGCCGGACAGCAGACCTAAAGAgtctgattttttgttttgtttgatatCATTAAGAGTTCTGTGACATTGGGCTCATCGGGAAGCGTAagatcatttttatttagggaaaatttagtttaaatcgACATGGACCTGTTACCCCAAGGGGTCAATCATAAACTGTTAATCAATTGTAATTCTGTTCCACATGTCACTGTTGAAGTTTCATCGGACGGAATACACTtaatgtcaaccaaatttgtgtctaaGACTTAGACTCTAAGTTTGCTATAGctgttttaccagctggtccattCCTACAAATAAACTGCTCTCTTATTTCAGAAATCATCGCTGCAGGTGTAGGTatcaaaaaatgttaattcgCACTAAAGTATCGGAGGATCATTTGCACCCAACTTTGACCTGAAtctattttgataatttgggTCAGACTTGGACGTAAcgtgaaatatttaattggatTGACCTGTTCAGGTTGACCTGGTCCTTAGTCCATAGAcagggaaaatttttgggaaatcattttcccatatttccccaaattttcattaatgctttcgaattttcccaaaaataatttttgtaaaaaataggGAAACTGTTTCATTAAGGAAAATTCAAGATAATaagggaaaacgttttcccgaAAACAGTCCCTGCCCACAGGTCACCCTGATTTTCTCAGGTCAGGTAAACTGATTTTTGATTCAGGTCAACCCAAAAATACCTCTTCCGATCAGATCCTTAAGTGGTAAAATCATGGTACAACACTAGGGTGTTTCTCAAATGAAGTTGGTTCTCTTACCCTCGGACAtcaccaataaaaattttctgctATTCTGCTAATCTTCAAGGTGTATCGCGACAGTATTTTATATGCTTACCGGAAGTTTGTTACACAGTCTCGACCCcatatttaattcatttatcgAGACCCTTGTTAacgaaaattggtaaaaataaAGGTTTCTCATCAACAATTAGTTTAACGTGGGTTCTGGACTTCAACAAGCTTCCGGCAAGGATTTACTGCATTTATACGCAGAGCCGGATTAACCCATGGGCAAAGTGGGCCCGGCCCAGGGCGCTGGGAAAATAGAGGCGctgagaaattaaattttttcgacaGTGTAATCATTTCACGTTCAACATAAGTCATGAACAAAtcaacgtcgattaaaaaaaatttgattctttCTCGTTGTGTTGCTGTTTtaagaatattaaaaaaaattcgcgctCGCTTCGCTTGCGTCTGTACATTACATTCTTGGGGTAAATGTGAGCTACAAGAAATGCATATATACATCTaacttgatatttttgaataatacacGCACATCGACTAACCCAAGGCTGTTCGTATTTGGTTATTTAAAGCGTTTTTATGATGGCCCTGCTTTAGAAAAGTTGAACTTTGAGGCTTCTGGCTGAAGacactataaataattttcaataaccatTCCATTGCTTCATTTTCGTCAGCCGCCGGTGATAGTCGGATGATGGAAAGCTTTTAGCTCATgaggaattttcgaaaattttgtaaattcctcATGAGCTGAAACCTGCTCATGATCGCTGGACAACGGGagtttggaacaaataaagcagctggaaaagctgcagaacaaatccgtttccgcccattgaaaattgttcatggcatatattcgcgattttttttgtcgaaatccaAGGCCAATTACCTAAATTTCAAGATCTAACACTTTCAGGGTGAAGACAAAGGATCATTCTAGAGTGCCCTAAACTTCAATACTTTTGGGATCCCGAGTCCTAGATCCTTGAAATTGCTTCAACGCAAGTCGTTTTTTCCGAATCATGACCTTacccaacgcactgctcctagcatgaacataaggaatatttggaggctgatgaagtcacagtaggcactgcgtttctttcgtgaagataggtgacttgttttagttgtgtgagttcaaacacacaatacaatcaatcttaagcggtagctctcatcacaaaagcctccaaattcgacgtttgtcaaagtagtgttcatgctaggagcagtgcgttgcctTACCAAGTAGAGTAAATCTCGCAATATAATGAAACTGTAACAGTATCACAAATattgtgtcaaaaattcacgtttttttcttggtttttcctcACAACGCGTTCATGTTCTAACGATCTTCCAAGGGAAGTGAAAAGTGAGAATAATGAGAGGACATTCGagtgtaaattgaaagaacacctgaatgaaactatagaattgtgatgtaaatttgaaatgtagtgttcatttttcaatgtctgtgattatggaactttgtatttgaaaatagctatttgctaaataaatttgtttgatttgatttgttcttcaagaagaatttcaagaaaaaattgtttcggattcattctacaaacttcaaacttaaaatcccgaaaaatacgagcgaatcctttttataactttacttgatttttgtttgtgggaAAGTTTTGCGAATTAATCACGAAAACTCTGGTTATATCatatatctctcattcatatatggttATATGTTATCATAAGCTTGCCACCTCGCCTCGCTCGCCATTTCTAACTACACATTacttagaaaataatattcttgaggaaatgttgaaaacattttatttgatttggttgacaATGTAGGAAACATTGTTTccgaaacaatttctttaataaatttttcatgcggCGCTGCAAGGCTCGTTGCCCAGGGCGCTGTAAATGCTAATCCGGCCCTGTTTATACGCTTATTGCGAAAATTTATGGTTGGAAGTATTCGATGGATTTAAGAGGGTCGGAGAACCAACTGCATTTGAGTATAAGCACGCATAATTTACAGCTGACAAAGCAGCTGAAGCAAAGAAAGACACAAATTCGGCTGACATTAACTGTAGCTTAagagaataaataatttgtaaatCTACACCAAATGTTTACGATTTTCGAAAGGAACCAACAAGCTCATCACACAAGCCgataatcgaaaaataaaaattctgctttTTATCAAGTCAACCGATGTTAATGTAAAGTTGACACGCGAGTTTTTATTGAACGATAAACTTTTAGAATTTAcacaatcaaattaaaaagtcGACTAAAAACATGAAAACGTTTCGAACTAcgcaattaattttcacaaaaagtaAACTAACAATTGActcgtttaaatttattggatTGAAAATCAactaagaaaataaaaaataaacggCGATCAACCCCTGTGCTTTGTCAGGTGCAcgcaagacaaaaaattttctctaaatatatttatattggTTGTACAATGCGGCATTATTATATTTACCTTTtaatatcaaataaaaaattaagtaATTGCTTGACCGGAACTGATGGCCTCTAAGAGGAGTATATTGTGGAACatgcttttttgttgttgtaattattattttgtgtgaTTTGAGTCCGTTTATGACGTGAACATTttctaatgaatttttaattaattgccTTAAACTGCTGTGGGAATGTACTTCTCAATGAATGTCTGCAAAATAAACGgaaacaaaactgaaatttccATCCAGCGAAAAACCACGACCCTATGCACCGATAAATGGATCAACAAGCAATTTACCTTTAAATCATCCATTTCATCGTTCGAAGAACTGTGCGACATGCCACGATATGTAGTAAATTGAGTGTTTTTCATAAACGTTTTGAGTAAACTCGATGACAGCTGGCCGTAACTGTATTTGACCAGTGGATCACAATCACCGTGACACTGAATAATCGGCACAGTGTCGGGTGCTTTTCGTGCAGCTGGGAACGATTTCCCTAGCGGTAACCAACACGATAGAGCCATAATACCGGCAAGGGGTTCTGTAAACGGATCACATTATACCCCAGTCGGTCAGTGtcgaaattaaatatttttatctgaaTGTCAGTCTTACCAGCAAATGTCAAACCGGCATACAATGCCAACGCTCCGCCTTGAGAAAATCCACCCAGTATGATGCGGTTAGACGGAATACCGCCTTGTATTTCCGACTGTATCATAGCGTGTACGTTTGTGGCGGCTTTCTTTATCCCATCAGTGTCTTCTTCGCCGCTGATCTCCAACGATTTTAAATCGAACCATGACGGCATTTCGAAACCGGAATTCAATGTTACCGGCATTGTTTTTGCGGTTGGACAAATTACTTTCATGTGTGCCGGCCTAATTGCACCCATTGCTTCGACCCAGCCATGTCTATACGATAAGAACAACGTCATGAAAATGTGACGCCAATTTATTGCAATTTCATGCAAAATAATCTGTTAACACTCACCCAGTATCACCGAGACCATGTAGGAAAATCAACTGCATCAGaaagatgaagaagaagaaaattatcgattttattttccggTGTAATCATTAATGTAATTTGCTTACGCTATAATACCATGTACAGTACAGAGTACACgttcgaaaataaatacaaaaaaaaaagattgatAGTTGAACTCACCGTAGACGTATGTTTTGCCGATGCTTTTAAAACCACTGGATTTAGAGCCATTACGATATCTTGGCAATCTTGCCTATGAACgcaatttccaattttgtcaatattattCAGGTAATTTAAACTCAAAACTGTCCTCGAACGTTTAATCTAATTTGAGAAATCTTTTTAGAGGACGAGCTAATATTTCTGTCAAAAAAGTGAcagtgaaatatttattggaGGGGTTGTGCTTACTGCGCTTACTGTCATCATACTGATGACTGTTGCCATTTCAAAATCAGATTGCAGCCATACATTAATGgcgtttaatttaaatattcatcTACAGAAAGAGAAacgtgaaattcgacatgttttctgtgTTGGAAGTTCTTATAGTTTGCAAAttattccacacaaaatttgttcaacaaatgaaattctagatttttttattttagtatttcgatcCGGTTGCGAGCGCGTGCCCAACTAATATTCAGAAAATGCAAATCTAGTTCTTCATTATTGTTCAACAAAGTTCTTGTGTAATCACTTACCACAACCACACCAACTCCTAAATTAGAAAACATAGCGAATTTCCAtgtagaacaaaaattttacactaaTGCGGTGTTCTAAACGAAGAACAGACGAATGAATAACGTCAGTTGTCCTTCTCACCTCCCAATAGGTCTCTTTATTGAAAtacgtttttagttttttaggtgaatttcgaaaaaaacttttgtgaaTAACTTTTGCGTTATTGAACCTATTACTTAACGTGTATTAAATTCTGTCgagcccggactggccattcTGTGAATTCGAGCGATTTCCAGAAgatttttacatgtaataaaCTCAAACTCATCTCTCGGAGTTACCTTTGGAGAAGTGTAAAAAAGTTTGACgacaaaaattggaaaaatggaaattttgtcaTTGCAATAAATGGAATAAGAAATATCGACCGGAGTGGATGAGTAGATCTGTAGATTGCTATTGATTCTTATTGGTCTTGGGAATATCCCTGGGAAACGAGGTAAAAAGTGTGGCGCCTAACAAAAATACATTCCCGCGGTGATTTACAACCAAAGATGTTCTAACATCACTCCTTATCATCTgttccaaattaaattttttgtaacaccTGGACACTTTCAGCGTTTATCATTAGCACACTTACTCCTTGAGGATCTCCCGAGCTTCCTTATACATTTATTGACAGTCAAGGAACCTGACCCGCCGCTATTGAGTCAGATGAATATACAaaagaatatttgaaaatgttatttatgcTGAATTTGATGAATAAGAATAACTCGTTACAGTCACATGGCTAAGGGTAAAGTAAAATGGTACAATCATGGGtgttagttttgaatttatctTACCTCTAGCAATATCATGTAAAAGAGCTCTGTAGAAACAGCCgtgcaaaaatgattttttgcttCGAAAACGTTCCTTTCGTTTCCCAAGCACTTCTTTCTAGGTCTGTTTATCTCTTATATGACTATCAAGTATATAGTCTCAACTTCTTAAGATAGCTATAAATGACAGATCAATAGCCGACTGTAATTCTGTAGTGGTAAGCTAAAACACCATATTACATTTATGTCTTTGCTTTTAAAGAGCTTTCGAGAGCTTTAACCACTGCTTAACACTGTAGATGTAGAATTGACGTACTTTGAAGATGTTCTAGTAATTTTATGTAACATTTTTTCCAGAATTCTTTCATTCGATTTTTGCTGGAACATCTTTAGTAGTTTAGAGTTGCACTTGTTGGATCGGGGAACACAGTAAAGTGTCAGTGCTTACGAGGAACAATTTAATAAAAGCAAATCAACACACAGTGGTTTAGAGGGTCACATATGAGGTGCGACAGATTAGTTTTGAcgtcattttcatttccagtCTTT
This region of Bradysia coprophila strain Holo2 chromosome IV, BU_Bcop_v1, whole genome shotgun sequence genomic DNA includes:
- the LOC119066349 gene encoding acyl-protein thioesterase 1, with amino-acid sequence MALNPVVLKASAKHTSTLIFLHGLGDTGHGWVEAMGAIRPAHMKVICPTAKTMPVTLNSGFEMPSWFDLKSLEISGEEDTDGIKKAATNVHAMIQSEIQGGIPSNRIILGGFSQGGALALYAGLTFAEPLAGIMALSCWLPLGKSFPAARKAPDTVPIIQCHGDCDPLVKYSYGQLSSSLLKTFMKNTQFTTYRGMSHSSSNDEMDDLKTFIEKYIPTAV
- the LOC119066342 gene encoding SET and MYND domain-containing protein 4-like is translated as MDIYAVNDELIATLTKSEKIVPISKAFKLCETNADKVKFVEDLLVEYDRIPKCDLRNAKNNNRSKELRQKGNELFAQRKTFEALELYNHSICLADTKENCEELAIGYANRSAVYFKWKMYEQCGQNIELAKKAGYPKRLMDKLLKRETDCLEHINNEFKPAQNNYVPQLQIEANPQIPFIANCLEMQESQEEGRYITTNIELSPGEVVAIEEPYAVYLQNTSRYHRCTNCLAENNLNLIPCPLCTNAMFCSEGCLKQAYEEHHQFECPIIDCLATLFNKIHMTALRVTLKALQSFESIDEMMQFCRENESSNATTFSLDHTRNLSALERYKPIHCLATNEEKRKASDLFQRATIAAVLKNQLLKHTKLKDILTTDDSQSAFVEILYRHLQTAPTNFHTLDLAETPSMAGIEYANGAYPFCSLLNHSCAPNICRMSIGRKMMVFALRVIQRGEQLFDNYGYHHCMMTKENRQESLMFQYNFTCNCCACRNDYGTIIELPMAPNMPDIHSDRDIEKLTLLDEEFASNNLKRYCQYLKNFDSHYPCRQIAEAQENLKMCLHILVANYSLKAKPERF